A portion of the Flavobacteriales bacterium genome contains these proteins:
- a CDS encoding nucleoside deaminase, whose translation MLQDYSDDYFMKKALEEAQKARDLDEVPVGAVVVCDNQIIARAHNFTERLNDVTAHAEMQVFTAAADYLGGKYLNECTLYVTLEPCVMCAGASYWTQLKKVVYGASDDKRGFRSKAGEVLHPKTELVGGIMAEECGQIITDFFASKRQLK comes from the coding sequence ATGTTACAAGATTATTCCGACGACTATTTTATGAAAAAGGCTTTAGAGGAAGCCCAAAAAGCAAGGGACTTAGATGAGGTCCCAGTGGGTGCAGTTGTGGTTTGTGATAATCAAATCATTGCCAGAGCCCATAATTTTACGGAGCGTTTAAATGATGTTACTGCACATGCTGAGATGCAAGTTTTTACTGCTGCTGCAGACTATTTGGGAGGAAAGTATTTAAACGAATGTACGCTGTATGTTACTTTAGAGCCTTGTGTGATGTGTGCTGGCGCTTCCTATTGGACACAATTAAAGAAGGTGGTTTATGGTGCTAGCGATGACAAAAGAGGATTCAGGTCTAAGGCAGGGGAGGTATTGCATCCCAAAACAGAACTTGTCGGCGGGATAATGGCTGAAGAGTGCGGACAAATAATTACAGATTTCTTTGCTAGTAAACGTCAACTAAAGTAA